AAACTGTTGACAACATCTGGCATTGTGGAAATGTAGTAATATACCATTGAAAACCTGCAGGGTTCAAAATAACTctccctgaaaaaaataaaaataaataatgaaattagCATTAGCTTCTAAAATTTCCAAGAAATAACTGTTGCATTGCATGTAACAGAGTTTCATAAGACATCAACTCTCATTTCTTGGGTCACTGGGTTCCACATCACTAGCACACATTGCAGAAAACACACTGTAATGTAGCACTTAAAtgcaagcctgtttttttttttttctccccctttcCATTTTCAGGAGATGTGCCTCATGGAATCAAAGCCCAAACTGAATTATACGCTTGACAGGAAAAGCCGAAATGAGACCCCCTCCCCACAGAGTAATGGCGAAACCACTTGCATCACCTCCATAGCCACCAAGAGTGTGGGCATTGGGGAGTCCCCTTATAGGGGCCGGAGgtgggtgcagtgtgtgtgctgttgagCTTGAGTTAAAGCTACAAAGTGCTGTATTCAGATTAATATTTGCAACGAATGCAGTGTAGTATAAAATAATTGCTGGAGATTTTTATCTATTTTATCGTAGAAGAGACTCCTTGACTCCTCGCAGTGTGACAGATTCCCCTGTTGAGAAAGCTGAAAAAACTTCCAGTGACTTTTACGTCAGTACCCCTACAGCCTTCAGCAAGCTAAACCTGCAAAGAACCATGAGCCCGCTGATCCTTTCTCAAGGATCCTGGTCTTCCCGGTAAGCGTAAACTAGTTTTCACAAACTGGTGCGACATCCTAGCATAGGTCTGAAACGGCACCTTGAAAGAGTTTGATCCGCATCACGCAAGTTCCACCAAAACTGTGAAAGATAAACAGAGAATGGGAAAAGAtagaacatatttgttttttttcttcatcgtCCTAATCAAGCATTAAACATTAGCCATCAAACCAAGATTCCATTGTCAGACTCCTTTGCCTCATGTCTAAGTAGAGTAGTTTTGCCCCAATGTTTATAACCTACATTAGCCGATTGATATACAGTAATCGGTCTGCTGGTGCAGTGTAACTGAACTGCTATAAAATTCGTacacctgatttttttttatgcaaacacagaaaataaactatGTACATTAGAACTCTATTCCTCAAAGAATGTAATATATATGAACTGAGTTTATGTTGTTGCTGTGTCCCCAGCTCCAGGAGTGGATCCCCCTGCCTTTCTAATCGTTCCTCTCCGCTGACCGCACCTACCCAAAATCCCAGCCCCTGCCCAGAAGCCACCCAGGGCTCCTTTACAAACGGAGTCGACATTCAAGTGGCAAACTTGGATTACAGAATGTCTCGGAAGGATCTGCAACAGATCCTGCACGACACTTTCTCGAAGCACGGCAAGGTAAGACCTGCACCACATTGCAGTGTTTTCCTGCAGTTACTGAATTCTGCAGAGTCAACGCCCCGGTTTGAAGGATGGCACACTGTAGCTTTTAACATTTCAGAGTTTTCAGAGGGATACAATCCTGGAATTTGTTTTGCATCACTCTGTCTAACAAAGGCTACTGAGAAATGTTCTAACATGTCGGGATGTATTAGAAATAAATGGTGATGTCTTTCATGTATGTCCTCTGGGCTTGCAGGTGAAGAATGTGGAGCTGAGTCCTCACACAGACTACCAGCTGAGGGCTACAGTGCAGTTTGGTACTTTACAGGAAGCTATTCATGCAGTGAGCGGGCTGCACCGCTACAAGATTGGTGGCAAACGTATTCAGGTCTCCCTGGTCACTGGCAACAACAGCAGGACTCATGCCCTCCTCCGGCAAGTTCATTTAGTGGGGTGGATTTTGAAATACTGAATGCTTtcttatatttttcttaaatgtgcattttgggttttattaattttttttcttatcataCAGTTCTGAAATCATCACTATTCTGCAAGACGCCCCAGCCTGCTGCTTGCCCCTGTTTAAATTCACTGAAATTTATGAGAAGAAGTAAGGGTTCTACtacttttttctttaatcccatttaaaaaaaaaatatatatatatatatatatatatatatatatatatatatatatatatatatatatatatatataattttttttttttttttttttttttttttatagatatttgaatttctctttcttttctcctttcagaTTTGGGCACAAGCTGGGTGTGTCTGACCTGCACAAGCTAACAGACATTGTGGCTGTGCGAGATCAGGGAAACAGCAGGTTAGTGTGCCTGCTCCATAGCAGTCAGGCACGACAGAGCCCACTGGGGTCTTCACAATCGCATGATGGTTCATCGGCCACCTGCAGCCCAGTGGTGTTTGAGGAGCTTGAATACCACGAGCCAATCTGCAAGCAGCACAGCACCTATGATTTCAGGTACAATAGATGTTTACAACTAATCTAGCCGTATTACATCTCCTAATTAGTTAAAGGTGTGTACAATTGTTGTATATCTGCTTTTAAATCATGAAGAAGACAAATATaacattacagtatttcatatcaATAGTCATTTGATACATGCATTCCAAAATTAAGTTGTGAGCACAACAtcttaatactgtaaatatagcTCAGTTCGTTGTGACAAAtggctatttttttgtttttttttttaaccaccatCTACTTTTCTCTTAACAGTGAGAGTGAGTTTGATCCAGACTCCTATAAAATCCCCTTCGTTTTTTTGTCTGTGAAAACGTTTGCGTCCCAGGTGCACGGCCTGCTGCAGACACATGAAGGAACTGTCCCATTGCTCAGGTGGGTGTGGCCTTCTCTAGAAGGGATTGCATTAACAGCAGTTTCATGCCCACAACCAATAACATCAAGTGGAAGTAAAACCTGTATTCTTTCCCATCATAAGCCTATggaaatatttataatgcaactGCTGTaccctgaaataataaaatgtacagttctGTCAATACCAGAAAGAAAAGGTTGGTTGGCGCTAATAAAATAACCAGGAGTAACTTTTGTACACAAGACTGATTTTACCACATAGCTGTTGGATAGTCGGGTTCTTtgtaaaattgatttttgtataACAAGGTTTTACAGTGATGTCTAGAACTGTAGTTTGTGTATATTTGCGAGTCATGTCTCTTAGCTGCTGTTGGGTTGTATAGAAAATCCAAATCTTTTAGAAACTGGAGTTGCATCTCTGTCCTAGCTTCTAGTGTTCAAATACAAGAAAAGGACAAAAACAAAGGTAGGCAGGTTGGTAACTGTAGGACAATAAGTTGCACAATGTGTGAGTATTGCATGCATCCTATGTTTCCAGTTTCCCCGAGTGCTATGCGTCAGAATTCAGCCCTCTCAAGCTGGTGGAGGAGGGGGAAGGAGGTGTTCCTCTAGAGCACCTCATCACTTGCATCCCCGGCATTAACATTGTCACTGCTCAGAACGGCATTAAGGTTGTGAAGTGGATCCACAACAAGCCACCTCCACCTAATGCAGGTTAGCACACACTACCATGTCTTTCTGAAATGTTATTTAGTGTGGAGCATGCATGGAGTGCAAATGGCTTACTAAAACATTTCCATTTTGAGCAATCCAATCTCTAAATTTTATATCGGCTATGCAGTTTATTGGAAACTCTTTTGGAACtttcatatttttgttctgtaactCAACAAATTTCTCAACATAGAATCCTAGCATATATCTCCCATACTTCTTATTGCATACAAAACTGATGGTTTTTCTCTTGATTTTAAGCAGATCCATGGATTCAACGCTGCAAGAGTCCAGTTGGGAATCCCCAGCTGATTCAGTTCAGCAGGGAGGTGGTCGACCTGATGAAGAACCAGCCCTGTTGCATCATACCGATCAGCAATTTCATACCCACTTACCACCACCACTTTGCCAAGCAGTGCCGTGTCTCTGACTATGGCTACTCCAAGTTGCTCGAGTTGCTGGAGGCCGTGCCCCATGTGCTTCAGGTTAGGCATGCtccattttttagtttttagggtagtttttcaatgtttatttaatgtttcgACTAAAGTGTATTATTGCCAATTGATTCAGTGTGTGCAATGTTGAATGATGGAGtgtgtttaggtttttttttttgttcttttgttctttcttaCCCTTAATCCTTAATTTTCAATTAGTAAATTAACACATGTATAATTTTGTTGTAGATCCTCGGGATGGGTTCCAAGCGTCTGCTCACCCTGACACACCGGGCCCATGTGAAGCGTTTCACCCAGGATCTCCTGAAGCTTCTCAAATCCCAAGCCAGCAAAGAAGTAGTCATCCGGGACTTCATGCAGGCCTATCACTGGTGAGTAGTGCTGTTTCACCGTAGTTCTAACTTGGAATTGCATCTTAGAAATTAATTTCTTCAGAAGGAAAAATACGTCTTTGCAgacttatttgtttaatttatttatttattttttttttaagttgagcAGCACATTATTCCTGCCTTAAGAATGGAACTGTAAATCGAATTATTGATCTGCTCTGTGTTGTCAGGTGTTTCTCCAAAGACTGGGATGTGACTGAATATGGGGTGTGTGAGCTGACAGATTTGTTAGGAGAAATTCCAGATACTACAGTCTGTGTAACTCAAAAAGACAATGACACGGTTATCTCCATTCCTAAAAGAGGTACGTACACTTGCACCCAAGTTTAGGAAGGATTCTTGCTTGGTTCAGACTCCCCAAAGCCAAATGATTTAAGATCTTTAGAAAACAAGGCAAACCTTTATATATGCTCCCTAATATTGGACTGTTTTTTGtaatggtaatttattttttttacttgattaCCAACACGTGcgccaacaaaaataaattaaacaaaattctCTGTCTAGAACGCACCCAGGAGGAGGTGGAGAGGACGAAACAGTTTGCCAAGGAGGTGGTGGACCTCATTCGCCACCAGCCTCACTTCCGCATGCCCTTCAGCAAGTTCATCCCTTCGTACCACCACCACTTCGGGCGTCAGTGCAAGCTGACCTATTATGGGTTCAGCAAACTGATGGAACTCTTCGAAGCTATCCCCGAGGTGCTTCTGGTGAGTATCACAGAAGGATGTAGTTTTAGATCTTCTTTCCTGCATATTCTTCACCAATATTTTGATCGCTAGGTACAAGTTTACTTGCACCTCTGCTGACTAATCCCTAATTTTTCTTCTGGCACCTAACGGTAAATGTTATTGTTAAGCATACTGTTAAGATAATATACTGTGCCGCGTTGGCTAGAATGGTTTTGAATTGTGTTGTGCCGTGAGGGGTCCTAGCTGAACGGTTTGTATTGTGCAGGTGCTGGAGTGTGGGGAGGAGAAGATCCTGACCCTGACTGAGGTGGAGAAGGTTAAAGCactggctgctcagtttgtgaAGCTGCTCCGATCCCAGACGGACAACAGCATACTGATGAGTGACCTGCTGGCTGAGTATGGCAAGACCTTCGGCTATGGGTTGAGGCTGCAGGACTTTGATGTCAGTTCGGTGCCGGCACTGTTGCAGAAACTGTGCCATGTGGTAAAGGTAAAATTGAGTGGCTGTGTTTCTTTTGGACAATTTTTATTGCtgttatcattttgtaatttttaaagtCCACAAGATTCACCCACTACAAAAAGTAACTGTAGAGttagtttagtttctttttatcTTGATTTTTAGATGGTGGACTCTCCGACTGGCCGAGAGATCCAGCTGATAAACAGAAAGTCACTGCGCTCCCTCAGTACCCAGCTGCTGGTGCTTCTCATGTCCCTGGAGAACCCTTCAAGCCATCTCTGCATCGACCAGCTCCTCACACAGTATGAGGCAATCCACGGCACCCTTCTCAACCCCTGCGAGTACGGCTTTGTGTCTGTCAGTGAGCTGCTCAAAAGCCTGCCCTACCTTGTTGAGGTGAGAGGAAGAGAGGGACACCAGCTTGTTTTACATTGGTGAACCCTGCTCCGAACTTTGCACTCATTTTCTTAATTGTGTAAATAATACCGTCATGTTGGTTAAGGTGTCTACCATTTAGCTTTCAATCGGTGCATTTCATGGTCCTGTCTTGCATTCTGATTTAATCCTGTTGCTTccattttgtactgtatttgccAGCTATAGTAAAGTATACAGTGTTGCCACCAAATCCTTTTTGCTTGAACAGTTTGTCTAGgtcacccccccccacacacacacacacacacatacggagatattttttcaaatgtaatcaaGATGGGTATTGCATTTACCCACGGCTTAAGGCATACATTGGACAGCTCTTTTGCATACCCATCACACATCCATTTTCTTCATCCCATTTGGTGGTTGTACCGTTAACCAGAATTTAGTCTACTTGAGCTGGAATAAACCGATTCTACACCTATCCAATGTTCCACTAATTAGATAGGAAACAAACAACACCTTGAAAGTGATGCTATTTAACAGGTGTTCTTTGGCAGGTGTTTGTGAGCG
This Polyodon spathula isolate WHYD16114869_AA chromosome 27, ASM1765450v1, whole genome shotgun sequence DNA region includes the following protein-coding sequences:
- the LOC121301206 gene encoding meiosis regulator and mRNA stability factor 1, with amino-acid sequence MMERMGKERSLCTTRPFQWQNHTEDEDQPWLWKLSDCFSSFEHKPPHFTEKPKDYMENRKPVLELKDVPPPPHHTSSKPFPAAPLPNPPSCFQSQQQVPQHMQQQGAANPKSVRAPVVDTAKVWPNIPPPPTQSVPVPIPMCNGCGIPGTATDGLLHLGTSLGKSAQKYGSPDSENSPPVGVFWDIENCSVPSGRSAVAVVQRIREQFFQGHREAEFICVCDISKENKEVIQELNNCQVTVAHINATAKNAADDKLRQSLRRFADTHTAPATVVLVSSDVNFACELSDLRHRHGFQVILVHKNQASDALLQHAHRHVTFEELVSDLPPRVPGKTQPCHTLLYVYNLPTHRDGKTVSYRLRRLSDNCGGKVLSISSGSAVLRFSSQDAAERARKRMENEDVFGNKISISFAPRDKKRSQGEETTAKAPPSSSFSSQAVEKHRSPKRTGRTARLCQSIRDPVGEQTPSPRKGAQAINGSAMKNSVQVKSLQEMCLMESKPKLNYTLDRKSRNETPSPQSNGETTCITSIATKSVGIGESPYRGRRRDSLTPRSVTDSPVEKAEKTSSDFYVSTPTAFSKLNLQRTMSPLILSQGSWSSRSRSGSPCLSNRSSPLTAPTQNPSPCPEATQGSFTNGVDIQVANLDYRMSRKDLQQILHDTFSKHGKVKNVELSPHTDYQLRATVQFGTLQEAIHAVSGLHRYKIGGKRIQVSLVTGNNSRTHALLRSEIITILQDAPACCLPLFKFTEIYEKKFGHKLGVSDLHKLTDIVAVRDQGNSRLVCLLHSSQARQSPLGSSQSHDGSSATCSPVVFEELEYHEPICKQHSTYDFSESEFDPDSYKIPFVFLSVKTFASQVHGLLQTHEGTVPLLSFPECYASEFSPLKLVEEGEGGVPLEHLITCIPGINIVTAQNGIKVVKWIHNKPPPPNAADPWIQRCKSPVGNPQLIQFSREVVDLMKNQPCCIIPISNFIPTYHHHFAKQCRVSDYGYSKLLELLEAVPHVLQILGMGSKRLLTLTHRAHVKRFTQDLLKLLKSQASKEVVIRDFMQAYHWCFSKDWDVTEYGVCELTDLLGEIPDTTVCVTQKDNDTVISIPKRERTQEEVERTKQFAKEVVDLIRHQPHFRMPFSKFIPSYHHHFGRQCKLTYYGFSKLMELFEAIPEVLLVLECGEEKILTLTEVEKVKALAAQFVKLLRSQTDNSILMSDLLAEYGKTFGYGLRLQDFDVSSVPALLQKLCHVVKMVDSPTGREIQLINRKSLRSLSTQLLVLLMSLENPSSHLCIDQLLTQYEAIHGTLLNPCEYGFVSVSELLKSLPYLVEVFVSEEDDVQKECVRLTELYQFACSVRALLHTYHYQQIFLSEFQSAFSKYTGKGLQHRAYGYSTVEELLGAIPQVVWIKGHGHKKIIVLKNDMKVRSSPSCHPTDSDSVPNGSNLQEPAESTSSTPNPGRSRADSELLCLSGASPVDLLCGPVPSCLPSPQLHPDPVLLEHADL